TTTGAGTTCTCACGGACTTTAAAAACAATTCCATCCATCCAAACAATGAGGTATAAATCCTCTAGTGGCCGATTTTGCCAAGCGACAATCTCACTGGAAACCGCATTGGTAATCCTGGATATTGTGGATGTTGAAACATCAAAATCATACATTTCCTTGATCTGATCTTCAATATCACTTACACTCATTCCTTTGGCATAAAATGAGATGATAACATTTTCCAAACCTTCAATAATATTATGCCTTTTGGGAACTAAGGCTGGCTCAAAAGTACTTTCCCTATCCCGCGGAACTTTAATTTCATCTTCGCCAAAAGAGGTTTTTATCTTCTTGGTTTGATGGCCATTGCGATAATTTCCGTCTTTTGTTTTTTGATGTTTCTCGGTATCCAGATGGTCATCTAATTCGGCTTCGAGCATATGTTCTACGGCTCGTTTGTGCATTGTTTTGAAGAAAGAGGTTAAATCTTCTCCACTCTTGAAGGATTTGTAGAAATCCTTGTTGTTTAATAATTCTTCTTTGTCGATCATAACTGTATAAAGTTTAAAAATAGTAAAAAGTTATTTCCGAAAAAGTTTTGAGCTTTTGAAGGCTCAAAATTTTTCAGAATAACTTTTCAACTTACACAGTTAGTGAAACACTACCAAAAAGAGATTTCGAAAGGAATCTCTTTTTCATTATACTATTTTGTTAAAGGCCTAAGATTTATTAGTCTTTATATTTAGCATCACGCCGCCAACTACCAGAATATCTGTTCCCGTAATAAACCTTGCCTTGTCACTGACTAAAAAATGAACGACATCTGCGATATCTTCAGGTTTTCCATTTCTTTGTAAAGGGGTTGCTTTTTTAATCATCTCCATTCTTTCAGGATGTTCTTCTGCTGCTTTCAAAGCCATGGGAGTCTCGATAACTCCGGGAGAAACACTTACAATTCTGGCTCTTTTCTGTCCCCATTTATTTGCATTTTTCTGAATGAGTAACTGAACACCACGTTTTGCAAAATTGTACATCACATCTGAACTTCCGCCAACAAACCGACTCACTGTTTCGAAAGAACCGGACTCTTGTGGATTCATTAATGCCTTATAATATTCTGCGTTGGGTGCAACATCATGTCCCATCATCGAAGAAAGTAGCACAGCAACAGAATTTTCAGTAGCTAAATCATAAAATGCGTCAACCAATATTTCTGAGGCAACCAAGTCAATATCGTATATTTTCTTTAAATCTTTTACAGTTCCACTCACGCCGGCAGTATGAACCAGTGCTTTAAAAGAACCATTTTCCGCGGTGAATTTCACCAATTTGTTAACATCATTTTTGTGATATCGCAGGAGACACCCACTGCATCATATCCTTCTCCTTTCAAATGTTCAACTGATCGATTAACCAAATCCTGAGAGTAATCGGTGATAATTAATTTTTCATTTTTAAAGGTTTTTGCACAAGTTGAACCAATTCCACCCGCTCCACGAGTAACTACGATAACTTGTTTTTGAGAATCTATTTTGAGAATTTTTAAGTTAATGAGGTATTATTATGTTTACTAAATTATTTAAAGTTCCTGACAACTTTCCTGGAAGCGACATGATTTAATTCTCTACTTGAATTTTTTTATTTGAAAAATAGAATTAGATGCTAAGAATTATCTTGTACTTTAAAAATTACAATCTAAACAATTAATAAACTAATTAGGAATTTAAGCGATTTTTAAAACCGCAAAACAGAAAGTTCTGCGTGGTACCAAATGGCGTTTGGTGGTCTTCTAAAACAGAATCTATCTTATCAAATTTTTCCTCAAAAGTTGAAGTCAATTTTTCTTGGCTGTATTGACTGATTTC
This DNA window, taken from Kaistella carnis, encodes the following:
- a CDS encoding SDR family oxidoreductase: MKFTAENGSFKALVHTAGVSGTVKDLKKIYDIDLVASEILVDAFYDLATENSVAVLLSSMMGHDVAPNAEYYKALMNPQESGSFETVSRFVGGSSDVMYNFAKRGVQLLIQKNANKWGQKRARIVSVSPGVIETPMALKAAEEHPERMEMIKKATPLQRNGKPEDIADVVHFLVSDKARFITGTDILVVGGVMLNIKTNKS
- a CDS encoding SDR family NAD(P)-dependent oxidoreductase codes for the protein MNLKILKIDSQKQVIVVTRGAGGIGSTCAKTFKNEKLIITDYSQDLVNRSVEHLKGEGYDAVGVSCDITKMMLTNW